The genomic segment GGTGAAGGTAGAATCTGGTTGTCAAATTGGAGAGCATATCCACGAGGATAAATGGGAGTTACATGAGATAATTGGTGGAAAAGGCAAAGGTATTCTTGCTAATAAAGAAATTTTCTATGAAGCAGGTGTATCTGTTGTAATTCCTGAAGGGAAAAAGCATAAAGTTATTGCTACCGAAGAAGACTTATATTTGCTGGCAAAATTTGTTCCAGCATTAGTTTAAACAGCACTCACAAACGGTACTTAGAGATGATAATCTAATAGATTTCTGCACCTGATGCTATTGTGCTGATGCTCCATAGCGGCAGAGTTGTTAGGTGTACGGAAACAAAACGAGGTGAAACATGACAAAATTACTTAAGAAAGCTTTTAAGGAGGCATCCAGACTCCCCAATGTCGAGAAAAAGTTACCACGAATTAAACGAATTTTACGAATGAATACTAATTATTAGAATATTGTAACCGTTCAGGTGGTCTGGTGTCTAGGTGTCTGAGTTACATAGACTACCAGACACTTAGACACATTTTTATTCGTCCAATTTGATATTCCATCTAAGGGGTCTTAAGAAAGATAAATTGTTAGAGGCATTAAATAAAGGTAACTATTCAGCCTGTAGGAAAGTAGGAGAGTAGGGAAGTAGGAAAGGGGAGACATTGTCCCCAGAAGAGGAATACCGTGCACATCCTTTATCCCTTTCCTACTACCTACTTGCCTACTATTT from the bacterium genome contains:
- a CDS encoding cupin domain-containing protein; protein product: MSTSSEMVKKVEEGKIVYFEKEVNVKDLEWNAHSVFKGVSLKHLVKGESTNGKFSCHLVKVESGCQIGEHIHEDKWELHEIIGGKGKGILANKEIFYEAGVSVVIPEGKKHKVIATEEDLYLLAKFVPALV